A single Clostridia bacterium DNA region contains:
- the murF gene encoding UDP-N-acetylmuramoyl-tripeptide--D-alanyl-D-alanine ligase has translation MKLSLSRIAEFTQASGEFEGHSVAHGYSIDSRTVQPGEIFFAVQGERLDGHDYVEAALHAGALAAIVRKDAIARFPDKTRLLAVDDTLRALSLLAAAVRRLWGKPLVGVTGSAGKTTTKDAIAHVLASRKRVLKSVGNLNNHFGMPLQLLRLEPEHDIAVIEIGMSHPGEITALAALALPDIGVVTNVGPVHLEFFGSVAEIARAKYELVASLPCGGVAVLNADDEYVSQFGRNFHGRVVTYGIHKFADVRAQNIETRGALGSAFDVIVGGCCEQATLPLVGEHNILNALAAVSVALQQGITPSDAVSSLASLAPPEKRGEVLHLCGATVVNDCYNSNPKALKAMVDALALAPASRHIVVAGEMLELGATGPDLHYECGVHMARRGVQVVVGVRGLAEHIVRGAVDAGAQATFLATPEEAGEWLAREVCKGDSVLLKASRGVRLERALDTWKARTGFREPASM, from the coding sequence ATGAAGCTTTCTCTGTCCCGTATCGCCGAATTCACGCAGGCCAGTGGCGAGTTCGAGGGCCATTCCGTCGCACATGGGTATTCCATCGACTCGAGAACCGTGCAGCCGGGCGAGATTTTTTTCGCCGTTCAAGGTGAGCGTCTCGACGGACACGACTACGTGGAAGCTGCCCTGCACGCCGGCGCCCTTGCGGCCATTGTGCGCAAGGATGCCATCGCGCGTTTCCCGGACAAGACTCGCCTGCTCGCCGTGGACGACACCTTGCGTGCCCTGTCGTTGCTTGCCGCCGCCGTTCGCCGATTGTGGGGCAAGCCGCTGGTGGGCGTCACCGGATCGGCAGGCAAGACGACCACCAAGGACGCCATCGCGCACGTACTGGCATCGCGCAAGCGGGTGCTCAAATCCGTGGGCAACCTGAATAACCACTTCGGGATGCCGCTGCAGCTTCTGCGTTTGGAGCCCGAGCACGACATCGCCGTCATCGAGATAGGGATGTCGCACCCAGGCGAGATTACCGCGCTGGCTGCGCTGGCCCTGCCCGATATCGGAGTGGTGACGAATGTCGGCCCAGTCCACCTGGAATTCTTCGGTTCCGTTGCCGAGATTGCTCGCGCGAAATACGAACTTGTTGCCTCGCTCCCTTGCGGCGGAGTCGCCGTGCTCAACGCAGATGACGAGTACGTGTCACAATTTGGCCGCAACTTTCACGGACGAGTTGTCACCTACGGCATTCACAAGTTTGCCGACGTCCGTGCGCAGAATATAGAAACGCGCGGCGCACTGGGATCAGCCTTTGACGTTATCGTCGGTGGATGTTGCGAGCAGGCCACGTTGCCGCTGGTCGGCGAACATAACATCTTGAACGCATTGGCGGCTGTTTCCGTTGCGCTGCAACAGGGCATTACGCCGTCAGATGCCGTGAGCAGCCTGGCATCGCTCGCGCCGCCGGAAAAACGTGGCGAAGTGCTCCATTTGTGCGGCGCTACTGTGGTGAACGATTGCTACAATTCCAATCCTAAGGCTCTCAAAGCGATGGTCGATGCGCTGGCTTTGGCCCCCGCAAGCCGGCACATTGTGGTTGCAGGCGAAATGCTGGAGCTCGGCGCGACCGGTCCCGATCTGCATTACGAGTGTGGCGTACACATGGCCAGGCGCGGTGTGCAGGTGGTGGTGGGCGTGCGCGGGCTGGCGGAGCACATCGTCCGCGGAGCCGTGGACGCTGGGGCGCAGGCAACCTTCCTTGCCACACCTGAAGAGGCTGGCGAGTGGCTGGCGCGCGAGGTGTGCAAGGGGGACAGCGTCCTCCTGAAAGCATCGCGCGGAGTACGCCTGGAACGGGCATTGGACACGTGGAAAGCGCGAACCGGCTTCCGTGAACCGGCTTCAATGT